The following coding sequences are from one Paracoccus alcaliphilus window:
- a CDS encoding FadR/GntR family transcriptional regulator, protein MPFHKIEAEKLSQAVTRQIESLILDGILRPGARLPAERDMAAMMGVSRPSLREALAAMQEDGLLCARPGSGIFVAEILGSAFSPALVRLIARHPEAATDYLEFRKDLEGIAAERAATKASDGDLEVIADALRRMQAVHDQHDAALDAELDAAFHMAIVEASHNIVALHMMRSMQDLLRAGVLHGRAAALFEETTTRARLLAHHEAINGALQERDGPRARELLCLHLDYVAERLQEAQRYDQQDDLARLRLMRQHGR, encoded by the coding sequence AAACTGTCTCAGGCCGTCACCCGCCAGATCGAAAGCCTGATTCTCGATGGCATCCTGCGTCCCGGCGCGCGGCTGCCCGCCGAACGCGACATGGCGGCGATGATGGGCGTATCGCGACCATCCCTGCGCGAGGCGCTGGCGGCGATGCAAGAGGACGGCCTGTTATGCGCCCGCCCCGGATCGGGCATCTTCGTGGCCGAGATTCTGGGCTCGGCCTTTTCCCCGGCGCTGGTTCGGCTGATCGCGCGTCATCCCGAAGCCGCGACGGATTATCTGGAATTCCGCAAGGATCTGGAGGGGATTGCCGCCGAACGCGCCGCCACCAAGGCCAGCGATGGTGATCTGGAGGTCATCGCCGATGCCCTGCGCCGGATGCAGGCCGTCCATGACCAGCACGACGCCGCGCTGGATGCCGAACTGGACGCGGCCTTTCACATGGCGATTGTCGAGGCCAGCCACAATATCGTTGCCCTGCACATGATGCGCTCGATGCAGGATCTGCTGCGGGCGGGGGTGCTTCACGGCCGCGCCGCCGCCTTGTTCGAAGAGACGACCACCCGCGCCCGGTTGCTGGCCCATCACGAGGCGATCAACGGCGCCTTGCAGGAACGCGACGGGCCGCGCGCAAGGGAACTTCTGTGCCTTCATCTGGATTATGTTGCCGAGCGGCTGCAAGAGGCGCAGCGTTATGACCAGCAGGACGATCTGGCCCGGCTGCGGCTGATGCGGCAGCACGGCAGGTAA
- a CDS encoding F0F1 ATP synthase subunit B translates to MKKLTATLIAALAASPAAAADGPFFSLRNTDFIVLIAFLVFVGILVYYKVPSLLGGLLDKRADGIRSDLDDARRLRSEAQEIYASYERRQREVKEQAEAIITNAGHEAAAQAAKAKADLENSIARRLKAAEDQIVSAESDAVRAVRDRAVQAAIAAATQILTAQVSSGQRSAGIDDAIEDVARRLN, encoded by the coding sequence ATGAAAAAGCTGACCGCGACGCTGATCGCCGCGCTGGCCGCCAGCCCGGCCGCCGCCGCCGATGGGCCGTTCTTTTCGCTGCGCAATACGGACTTTATCGTCCTGATCGCGTTTCTGGTCTTTGTCGGCATCCTTGTCTATTACAAGGTGCCGTCGCTGCTGGGTGGTCTGCTGGACAAGCGGGCCGACGGCATCCGCTCGGATCTGGATGACGCCCGCCGTCTGCGCAGCGAAGCGCAGGAGATCTATGCCAGCTATGAGCGCCGCCAGCGCGAGGTGAAGGAACAGGCCGAGGCCATCATCACCAATGCCGGCCACGAGGCCGCGGCGCAGGCTGCCAAGGCCAAGGCGGATCTGGAGAACTCGATCGCGCGCCGCCTGAAGGCCGCCGAGGATCAGATCGTCAGTGCCGAATCCGACGCCGTTCGCGCCGTGCGCGACCGTGCCGTGCAGGCCGCCATTGCCGCCGCGACCCAGATCCTGACCGCTCAGGTCAGTTCGGGCCAGCGTTCGGCCGGGATCGACGACGCCATCGAAGACGTGGCGCGCCGCCTGAACTGA
- a CDS encoding F0F1 ATP synthase subunit B': MISLLQEAATTAVEHSEDAAAHAAAHGDAAAHGAGEAVGLPQLDIGTFPNQIFWLVVALVVLYWAISKIALPRIAAVLSDRQGAITGDLMAAEEFKQKAKEAEAAYDKALADARAEAQTIIAANRAEIQKELDAAIAHADAEIAARTAESEKRIAEIRDSAASDAHSVAREVTAALVENFGGTVDQAAVDAAIDNRMKGALQ; this comes from the coding sequence ATGATCAGCCTGTTGCAAGAGGCCGCCACCACCGCGGTCGAACATTCTGAAGACGCCGCCGCACATGCGGCTGCGCATGGTGACGCCGCAGCGCATGGCGCTGGCGAAGCTGTCGGTCTGCCGCAGCTTGATATCGGCACGTTTCCGAACCAGATCTTCTGGCTGGTCGTCGCGCTTGTCGTGCTGTACTGGGCCATCTCGAAGATCGCGCTGCCCCGGATCGCCGCCGTCCTGTCGGACCGTCAGGGTGCCATTACCGGCGATCTGATGGCCGCCGAGGAATTCAAGCAGAAGGCGAAAGAGGCCGAGGCCGCCTATGACAAGGCGCTGGCCGATGCCCGGGCCGAAGCTCAGACGATCATCGCCGCCAACCGCGCCGAGATCCAGAAAGAGCTGGACGCCGCCATCGCCCATGCCGATGCCGAAATCGCCGCCCGTACCGCTGAATCGGAAAAGCGCATCGCCGAGATCCGCGATTCCGCCGCCAGCGATGCCCATTCCGTCGCGCGCGAAGTGACCGCCGCGCTGGTCGAGAATTTCGGCGGCACCGTCGATCAGGCTGCCGTCGATGCCGCCATCGACAATCGCATGAAGGGGGCGCTGCAATGA
- a CDS encoding F0F1 ATP synthase subunit C: MEGNIGELGQYIGVGLTAIGMGGAAIGVGNVAGNFLAGALRNPSAAAGQTATLFIGMAFAEALGIFSFLVALLLMFAV, encoded by the coding sequence ATGGAAGGCAATATCGGAGAACTGGGCCAGTATATCGGCGTCGGCCTGACCGCCATCGGCATGGGCGGGGCCGCCATCGGTGTGGGCAACGTCGCCGGCAACTTCCTGGCTGGCGCCCTGCGCAACCCGTCGGCTGCCGCCGGTCAGACCGCTACGCTGTTCATCGGCATGGCCTTCGCCGAAGCGCTGGGGATCTTCTCGTTCCTCGTCGCGCTTCTGCTGATGTTCGCGGTCTGA